Proteins co-encoded in one Lynx canadensis isolate LIC74 chromosome C1, mLynCan4.pri.v2, whole genome shotgun sequence genomic window:
- the SYF2 gene encoding pre-mRNA-splicing factor SYF2 codes for MAAAILAEKVPVDSAEEGEQPLATAAELAAQKREQRLRKFRELHLKRNEARKLNHQEVVEEDKRLKLPANWEARKARLEWELQEEEKKKECAARGEDYEKVKLLEISAEDAERWERKKKRKNPDLGFSDYAAAQLRQYHRLTKQIKPDMESYERLREKHGEEFFPTSNSLLHGTHVPSTEEVDRMVTDLEKQIEKRDKYSRRRPYNDDADIDYINERNAKFNKKAERFYGKYTAEIKQNLERGTAV; via the exons ATGGCGGCTGCAATTTTAGCCGAAAAG GTGCCGGTGGACAGCGCGGAGGAGGGGGAGCAGCCCCTGGCGACGGCGGCGGAGCTGGCCGCGCAGAAGCGCGAACAGAGGCTTCGCAAATTCCGGGAGCTGCACCTGAAGCGG AATGAGGCTCGCAAATTGAATCACCAAGAAGTTGTTGAAGAAGATAAAAGACTCAAGTTACCTGCTAACTGGGAAGCCAGAAAGGCCCGTCTGGAATGGGAactgcaggaagaagaaaagaagaag gaatGTGCCGCAAGAGGGGAAGACTATGAGAAAGTGAAGCTGCTGGAGATCAGTGCGGAAGACGCGGAAAgatgggagaggaaaaagaagaggaaaaacccTGACCTGGGATTCTCAG ATTATGCTGCTGCCCAGTTACGTCAATATCATCGGCTGACCAAACAGATCAAACCTGACATGGAATCGtatgagagactgagagaaaaacA TGGAGAAGAGTTTTTCCCAACATCCAACAGTCTTCTTCACGGAACACACGTGCCTTCCACAGAGGAGGTTGATAGGATGGTCACAGATCTGGAAAAGCA AATCGAAAAACGAGACAAATACAGCCGGAGACGTCCTTATAACGACGACGCAGACATCGACTACATTAATGAAAGGAATGCTAAATTCAACAAGAAAGCAGAAAGATTCTATGGGAAATATACGGCTGAAATTAAACAGAATTTGGAAAGAGGAACAGCGGTCTAA